The Thalassospira sp. TSL5-1 sequence GGCATCGTGATGGTTCAGTGTGCCACTAATTGCGGCTTCACGACGTTCGATCAGGTCGTTGGGTTGTGCCTCGCCTGGCGAGGCGGCAACGGCATCATCTGGTTTGTTGCTGCGATCTGCCGGTATGGCAGAGAGCGCAGAATTTGAAGAAGTAGCAGAAGCTGAAGATGGCAGGTCATCCGGGTTTTCGCCAATCTTGCGGGCGGCTTCGGCCAGTTCCGCGTCGATATTTGTTTTTTCGCGGGCGATTGCCACCTTTTCGTTTGGTGATTTTTTAATACGGTCAATCAGACGCGAAATCATCGGCGGTCTCCTGCAGACGAAGAGGCAGTTGGTGCGGCCGTGGGGGCAGCGCTGCGGCGGTTTTTCGGGGCGTGGCCGATGGCTTCGGGATGACCAAGATGATAGCCCTGTCCGAAATCTATTCCCAGGTCGCGAAGAGTGGTGAAGGTGTCCATATCATGGATCATTTCGGCGATGGTCAGAATATTCAGATCATGACACAGCGAGGCGGTTGCCTTTAAAAAAGCCCGGCCTTTGGGGGTCGCCAGCGCGGTTTGCATCGCCCGCCCGTCAAATTTGATCACATCCACATCCAGTGCGCTCAGATATTCGAAATTTGCCGCCCCCGCGCCAAAATCATCCAGACATACCATATGGCCCCGCACGCGCAGCTTTTGTAGGGTCTTGTTGACCTGATGCAAATTGGTGATGCGTGCCGTTTCGGTGACTTCAAAATAAACCAGGGCCGGGTCAATGGCGAAATCACCTAAAACATCCAGCAGGGCTGTGTCAAAGTCGGGTTGTTCCAGGGAATGCCCCGAAAGATTGATGGCAATATGAATACCGGCCGGGCAGGCGTTGGATTGCATATATTCAAGCACCTTGCGCGACATCGCCAGGTCGAATTCGGTAATAAGGCCGGTGCCTTCGGCGAAATGGATGATCTGGTCAATTGCAATGGTATCGTCGGTGCCGGTAAAGCGGGCCAGGGCCTCGTAATGATGGATTTTTTCATCATTCAGGCCGACAATCGGCTGTAAAGCGATAGCAAAGGAGCCGTTTTTAACGATTTCGCGAAAGGCGCGCACTGATTTCATGGTTTCCTGAATCAGTCCGGGCAGGCTGGCGGAAAGTTTTTCGGCGCTGACATCATCGGGATGATCGCGGCGGGAATGCAACCGGTTAAGGGCATAGGCCACAGCACGGGTCAGATTGGTGGCAAAAATGTCGCCCGCAACGGTTTGCTGATGATGAACAGCACGGGCAACTTCGTAATCCGGCCCCTCAAAAACCGGTTTGTCTATGCCGTTTTCCGTCTGGAAGGCTGTCAAAGAGGACGCCAGTGCCGCATCGTCAAGCGTATCAAGGGCGTTAAGCGCGGCCAGCGTGTTTTCATCAATGGCGAAATTTTGCGGGTCATATTCCGAATGTGGATTGTCGGCATTTATGTTCCCCCCCGCAGTGTTTTGACGGGCGGCAAAGGCCGGGTCGTCGCTGCGAAGTGCGCTGGCATAGGCAACAATGCGGCGTTCAAGCTCGATCATGGGTTCATGTATGCCAGCTGCATTTTGCGCATCGCGGTTTGCATCCCCATTGCGGCTGCGTTCGCGGATCATGGCGGCCAGTTCGTTTGCTGCTCTGGTTTCGGCCCGACTGCGCGCCGCAGCAAGGTTTTCAAGCACGATTAAGGCGTGGTTGTGATGGCCGGGTGTAGTGTCGGTATGTGCGGTTTCGCGCGGTGCTGTTTGGCTGGAATTGGCAAAGTGTGTGGTGGCCGCTTCAGGCAGCGTTTTTTCGCCAGTATTTGTTATTTTGGTTGTGCCGGGCAAACGACTGCGTCCCGCAATGCCCTGCTGCAATATCAGGCGGTCAATGCCCAAGCGGGCGCGTGGGCGTGCCGGGCGATGGCGAATTGCCAGAAAATACCGGGCAATCGGGTCCGATATCAAATACCCGCTGATCGATACCGGTAAAACGCCAGGCATGGATGGTTCTGTATTTGCGGGCAGCTTAAACTCGATGTCGAGTTCTTCGAGGCGTTTAACACCGTTATCGCCATGCAGGTAAGCGCGCAGCAAAGGGCGCTCGGCCGGGATAACAAGATGTTCCAGTGCTTCGCCTACCAAACGTTCCGGTGGGCAGCCCAGCAGGCTTTTGATGGCACCGGCGGCAAAAATGACATGGCCATTTTCGTCCACTTCCAGCAGCATATCGGCCCAGCAAAACGCCATTGCAGCCAGAAGGTCGCGGTCAGTTTCGCCAAATTCTGCCGAGAAATGTTCCGTCATTCAGGGGGTGCCACGCTATTCTTGTGAGGGTTACAGAGGAGATGGAATGTGCCGCTTATCATCTCCAATAGTATAAATAGCGTTTATTTTGGCGATAATGAAGGAAAAGCGGAAAAAATACCGGTTGGGGGTGTATTATATGGTCCCGTTCTAACCGGTTTGGGGCAAAAAGACATCGGCACAGGAGGATTTTGAATTTCGGGTGTTATGCTTTTCCCGATACATTTCAAGATCTGCACTGTGCAAAACATCTTTTAGATGAGCCTGCTGGTTGCACTTTTCCGCACCGAAGCTGGCCTGAATGTGAATGTGTGTCTTATGCCACAAGACCGGATTATCGGCCAGCGACGCTTTGATGTTGCGAATAAATGTTTCGGCATCGGCAAAGCCGGACGACCATATCGCAATGGCAAATTCGTCCCCGCCCAAACGCGCGGCAAAACCCGGTTCGGGCAGGTGTTTTTGGATCAAGCGGGCAAAGTGGCGCAAGACCGCATCGCCGGCAGCGTGCCCGTATTGGTCATTGGTGTGTTTAAATCCGTCAAGATCGGCAATGACGATATACAAATCTGTCTGCTGCGGGACGTTGTTTTTGGCGTTTTTGTTGAACAGCTTGCGAAACCCGCGCCGGTTTGAAAGGCCTGTCAGTTCATCGGTTTCGGCAAGGTTCTCCAGTTGACGGACCCGGATTTCGGATTTTTCCAATTGGTCGCGCAGGGAACGGATGAGGGTGAGAAGCGTTGCAAGTTCATGGGTCAGCCCGGTATCATCGGCAGAAACGGGCGCAGGGCG is a genomic window containing:
- a CDS encoding EAL domain-containing protein; the protein is MTEHFSAEFGETDRDLLAAMAFCWADMLLEVDENGHVIFAAGAIKSLLGCPPERLVGEALEHLVIPAERPLLRAYLHGDNGVKRLEELDIEFKLPANTEPSMPGVLPVSISGYLISDPIARYFLAIRHRPARPRARLGIDRLILQQGIAGRSRLPGTTKITNTGEKTLPEAATTHFANSSQTAPRETAHTDTTPGHHNHALIVLENLAAARSRAETRAANELAAMIRERSRNGDANRDAQNAAGIHEPMIELERRIVAYASALRSDDPAFAARQNTAGGNINADNPHSEYDPQNFAIDENTLAALNALDTLDDAALASSLTAFQTENGIDKPVFEGPDYEVARAVHHQQTVAGDIFATNLTRAVAYALNRLHSRRDHPDDVSAEKLSASLPGLIQETMKSVRAFREIVKNGSFAIALQPIVGLNDEKIHHYEALARFTGTDDTIAIDQIIHFAEGTGLITEFDLAMSRKVLEYMQSNACPAGIHIAINLSGHSLEQPDFDTALLDVLGDFAIDPALVYFEVTETARITNLHQVNKTLQKLRVRGHMVCLDDFGAGAANFEYLSALDVDVIKFDGRAMQTALATPKGRAFLKATASLCHDLNILTIAEMIHDMDTFTTLRDLGIDFGQGYHLGHPEAIGHAPKNRRSAAPTAAPTASSSAGDRR
- a CDS encoding GGDEF domain-containing protein, translating into MKDLDLPLLQSLIKAAKTRPAPVSADDTGLTHELATLLTLIRSLRDQLEKSEIRVRQLENLAETDELTGLSNRRGFRKLFNKNAKNNVPQQTDLYIVIADLDGFKHTNDQYGHAAGDAVLRHFARLIQKHLPEPGFAARLGGDEFAIAIWSSGFADAETFIRNIKASLADNPVLWHKTHIHIQASFGAEKCNQQAHLKDVLHSADLEMYREKHNTRNSKSSCADVFLPQTG